GGATTCGAACCCTCGTAGGCACTGAGCCACTGCGCCCTGAACGCAGCCCGTTTGACCGCTCCGGCACCCCCGCAAAAAGAAAAGAAAAAACCAAAAAGCAACACTGTCACCAGTGACAACAGAGCAGAAACAAACCTGCTTTTAAAAAAACTTTGCCCCCTGACCACAACCAAGAGAGCAACGGCAAGATCAAAACGAACACCGCCACAGCAAAGCAAACGAGCAGAATTACAAAAAAAAAACCTTGCCAGAACCAATAACAACAACGACACGCCCCGCTTACCTCCTTGAAACAAAAGGAGATTGCTCAAGGTAAAACCGGTACGGCAAAGAAGCGCCCTGACGAATACCAATTCTCGTCGAAACCGTCACGCTCCCCTGCTTTTTCCCTGGAAGGATGTACAGCGGATCCTTCCTCAAGTCGTGCCGATTATGCGCTAGAGAAATCCCCAGCGCCTGCACCAACCTTGCCGGACCGCTGCAAAGCAAACGCACATCGTCAACACCCCTGCGCTTCTTCATCAACCCAACACCTTCAAGAGGCTCGAGCGCCCGAATCAAGACTGCCTCGCCAACTCCTTCCTTATTCGTCACGACGTTAAAGCAATAATGCATCCCATACGTGAAATACACGTACGCCGTGCCGGGAGGCCCGAACATTGGCGCATTACGCTTCGTCACCCCCCTGCTCGCGTGGCACGCAGGATCATCACAAAGATACGCCTCCGTTTCAACAATACGCCCACACGCAACCCCTTCTTTTGCGCGATGAACTAACACGCAACCAAGCAAGCGCTTCGCAACTGCGAGCGTGCTCCCAGAAAACAACGCGCTCTGCCCCCGCACCCCAGACGACCTCATCTTGCCCACACCACCTAAAACACCCCACGAACACCCTTCCACCACGACACGCACTCGTCACTCCTTCCTATACCCTTCATTCTTCGCCCTTCTTGCTTCCTCCTCGATAACTCCTGGTTATAGGAGAATACGAACTGCTTGGCAAATCATTCTGGTACAGTCTCCGCTTCTTGGCTTCGCGAGCGAGCAACTCTGCACCTTCCTCGCCATGATAAAGCCACTCTCTGTGCTCAAACAAGAAATCTTTCCTCACATCTCTCTCATCACTCATACCTCTCACCTATCGTTCTGAACCTTTTCGTTTCACCGAGTTTTTTTGTTCTCCTCGTTTTCAG
The Candidatus Woesearchaeota archaeon DNA segment above includes these coding regions:
- a CDS encoding DNA-3-methyladenine glycosylase, which produces MRSSGVRGQSALFSGSTLAVAKRLLGCVLVHRAKEGVACGRIVETEAYLCDDPACHASRGVTKRNAPMFGPPGTAYVYFTYGMHYCFNVVTNKEGVGEAVLIRALEPLEGVGLMKKRRGVDDVRLLCSGPARLVQALGISLAHNRHDLRKDPLYILPGKKQGSVTVSTRIGIRQGASLPYRFYLEQSPFVSRR